The Nitrospira sp. genome contains a region encoding:
- the lptB gene encoding LPS export ABC transporter ATP-binding protein, which yields MTQSVHAEPGALVDLPPAREGACLRATGLVKSFRSRKVVKGVAIEVYAGEVVGLLGPNGAGKTTIFDMMVGLCQPDEGEITFKGESVTNLPMYKRARRGIGYLPQESSVFRRLSVEHNVLAILEMLGYARHERSQRVDALLKELDLMHIRKSMAYALSGGERRRLEITRALATTPSFMLLDEPFAGIDPIAVADIQQIITRLKEKGIGILITDHNVQETLSIVDRAYIINEGLILESGPPEVIVQSETARAVYLGEQFKL from the coding sequence ATGACTCAGAGTGTTCACGCTGAGCCTGGCGCACTCGTCGATTTGCCCCCTGCACGGGAGGGGGCATGTCTGCGAGCCACAGGATTGGTGAAAAGTTTTCGTAGCCGTAAAGTCGTCAAGGGTGTCGCGATCGAGGTGTACGCGGGTGAGGTGGTAGGACTTCTCGGTCCGAATGGGGCCGGGAAAACCACCATCTTCGACATGATGGTTGGTTTGTGTCAGCCCGATGAAGGAGAAATAACCTTCAAAGGGGAATCCGTCACCAATCTGCCGATGTATAAACGAGCGCGTAGGGGAATCGGGTATTTGCCGCAGGAGTCATCCGTCTTTCGACGGCTTTCGGTGGAGCACAATGTCTTGGCGATTCTCGAAATGCTGGGGTATGCTCGTCACGAACGGAGCCAACGAGTGGATGCGTTGCTCAAGGAATTGGATCTCATGCACATTCGAAAGAGCATGGCCTATGCGCTGTCGGGGGGAGAGCGACGGCGTTTGGAGATTACGCGTGCATTGGCGACCACGCCGTCCTTTATGCTATTGGATGAGCCATTTGCAGGGATTGACCCCATCGCGGTAGCCGATATTCAACAGATCATCACACGATTGAAAGAGAAGGGGATCGGTATATTGATCACCGATCACAATGTGCAGGAAACGCTGTCGATCGTTGACCGGGCGTATATCATTAACGAAGGATTGATTCTGGAATCGGGGCCTCCCGAAGTGATCGTGCAAAGTGAGACTGCCCGAGCGGTCTATCTTGGAGAACAGTTTAAGTTATAG
- the rpoN gene encoding RNA polymerase factor sigma-54 — MKLRLDLKLSQKLIMTPQLQQAIKLLQLSRLELQQSLTQHLMENPLLDEVQADVEEGDQLANEEKAEETSTSAVQEQSAGAETPEERGSPEEFSASGWEEYFGRDRRNGESEYSSAQDDFPSYEQTVAKATSLEEHLLWQLSLSTLPERDKELGRLVIGNLDDDGYLRISLAEVIVGTSFTEAEAESVLKDIQTFDPTGVAARDLPECLLLQLGHLGRNPFGSLGSPPGALKGSIIESIVLHHLKDLEKKQYAKIAKALNVTVEEVFQATKIIGELEPKPGRPFTNTQNYVIVPDVFVVKNEGEWVVLLNDDGLPRMRISPYYKQLISSGQGGTPETKAYMDEKLRAAQWVIRSIEQRNRTIVKVVSSIVKFQEQFFDHGVQYLKPLVLKQVAEDIGMHESTISRVTANKYMYCPQGMLELKFFFNAGLQRADEPSGMHSSVSVRDMIKTMVAEEDAKRPLKDEEIAARLRHLGVLIARRTVAKYRAELNIPSASQRKRFF; from the coding sequence ATGAAACTGCGTCTTGATCTAAAGCTCAGTCAAAAGTTAATCATGACGCCGCAACTGCAGCAGGCCATCAAGTTGTTGCAGCTGTCTCGCCTCGAATTGCAGCAAAGCCTCACGCAACACCTTATGGAGAACCCTTTATTGGACGAGGTTCAAGCCGATGTGGAAGAAGGTGATCAGCTGGCCAATGAGGAAAAGGCTGAAGAAACGTCTACCTCGGCGGTGCAGGAGCAGTCGGCTGGGGCTGAAACGCCGGAAGAGCGAGGGTCGCCGGAGGAGTTTTCCGCTTCCGGATGGGAAGAATACTTTGGCAGGGATCGAAGGAACGGCGAGTCCGAATATTCTTCAGCGCAAGACGACTTTCCCTCATACGAACAAACTGTGGCAAAGGCGACCTCTCTAGAAGAACATCTTCTCTGGCAATTGTCCCTGTCCACACTTCCTGAGCGAGACAAGGAACTGGGTCGCTTGGTCATCGGCAATCTCGATGACGACGGATATCTTCGCATTTCGTTGGCTGAAGTGATCGTTGGAACCAGTTTTACTGAAGCCGAAGCAGAATCCGTGCTCAAGGACATTCAGACTTTCGATCCGACCGGCGTCGCTGCGAGGGATCTTCCTGAATGCCTGCTGTTACAGCTGGGGCATTTAGGTCGAAACCCCTTCGGTTCGCTCGGGTCACCTCCCGGAGCGCTGAAGGGATCCATTATTGAGAGCATCGTCCTGCATCATTTGAAGGACTTGGAAAAGAAGCAATATGCCAAGATCGCCAAGGCTTTGAACGTCACGGTCGAGGAAGTGTTTCAAGCCACGAAGATCATCGGAGAGCTCGAGCCCAAACCCGGGCGGCCGTTCACCAATACACAGAACTATGTCATCGTTCCCGATGTGTTTGTGGTTAAAAATGAAGGGGAGTGGGTTGTGCTGTTAAACGATGACGGGCTGCCGCGCATGAGGATCAGCCCATATTACAAGCAGCTCATTTCCTCGGGACAGGGCGGAACTCCGGAGACCAAAGCCTACATGGATGAAAAGTTGCGAGCCGCGCAGTGGGTTATCCGAAGCATTGAGCAGCGCAATAGGACGATCGTCAAAGTCGTTTCCAGTATCGTCAAGTTTCAGGAGCAATTTTTTGACCATGGCGTACAATATCTCAAGCCATTGGTTCTCAAGCAGGTGGCTGAAGATATCGGGATGCACGAATCGACGATCAGCCGTGTGACGGCTAACAAATATATGTACTGCCCGCAAGGTATGCTGGAGCTCAAGTTCTTCTTCAATGCCGGGCTCCAACGAGCCGACGAGCCTTCGGGGATGCATTCCTCCGTTTCCGTCAGAGACATGATTAAGACGATGGTGGCTGAAGAAGATGCCAAGCGTCCGTTGAAAGACGAAGAGATCGCCGCCAGACTTCGCCACCTGGGCGTGCTCATTGCGAGGAGGACGGTGGCCAAATATCGGGCTGAATTGAACATTCCTTCTGCCAGCCAGCGCAAACGGTTTTTTTGA
- the raiA gene encoding ribosome-associated translation inhibitor RaiA produces the protein MKLRITGRHMDITPALRNYVETRFGRLDRYGLKVGSLQVVLGVEKLQHKGEVTGAVSGKRVQAKISTPEMYATIDALVDRVDAQFRKWKERLVSHKPAKPKRE, from the coding sequence ATGAAGTTGAGAATTACAGGCCGCCACATGGACATCACGCCGGCGCTCAGAAACTATGTGGAAACTCGATTCGGTCGATTGGATCGCTATGGGTTGAAGGTGGGATCACTCCAAGTTGTACTGGGAGTTGAAAAGCTTCAGCATAAGGGAGAAGTGACCGGTGCGGTCAGCGGCAAGCGAGTGCAAGCCAAGATATCGACCCCGGAGATGTATGCCACCATCGATGCGCTCGTCGACCGTGTGGATGCGCAGTTCCGAAAGTGGAAGGAGCGCCTCGTCAGTCATAAGCCAGCCAAGCCGAAGAGGGAGTGA
- the rapZ gene encoding RNase adapter RapZ — MARLNLVIISGLSGSGKSYALKAFEDAGYFCIDNLPPALLPTFVDLCHQQHGEIANVALGIDIRERVFFSDFVEILERVKALGHAVQLLFFEAREEVLIRRFSESRRPHPLLPNLPVLDGIRYEKERMAELRRRADRIIDTSDLTVHELGELLAREFQRESSDRRLIISLLSFGYKFGVPYDIDLLFDVRFLKNPFFVPDLKPLSGDDPRIRHFVLTDPDATAFLEHVEQLLKFLLPLFQRERRSYLTIAIGCTGGRHRSVAIARSLSEHLASLGYEVGLKHRDIDKT, encoded by the coding sequence ATGGCTCGGCTCAATCTAGTCATCATCAGCGGGTTGTCGGGATCCGGAAAATCCTATGCCCTCAAGGCATTTGAGGATGCCGGGTATTTCTGTATCGACAATCTTCCTCCTGCTCTGCTTCCAACCTTTGTCGATCTTTGTCATCAGCAGCATGGCGAAATTGCAAATGTCGCTCTTGGTATCGATATTCGGGAACGCGTGTTTTTTTCGGATTTCGTCGAAATCCTGGAACGAGTCAAAGCGCTTGGCCATGCCGTTCAATTGCTCTTCTTCGAGGCTCGTGAAGAGGTATTGATCAGACGTTTCTCCGAATCCCGGCGGCCCCATCCCCTCTTGCCGAATCTTCCCGTTCTGGATGGTATCCGATATGAAAAAGAGCGCATGGCCGAACTTCGACGGCGGGCTGATCGTATCATCGATACCTCCGATCTGACGGTGCATGAGCTCGGTGAACTGCTTGCCAGGGAGTTCCAGAGGGAGTCATCGGACAGGCGGCTCATCATCTCACTCCTGAGTTTTGGGTATAAATTCGGTGTACCCTACGACATCGATCTGTTATTCGATGTGCGCTTTCTGAAAAACCCATTTTTTGTGCCCGATCTCAAGCCGCTTTCCGGAGATGACCCGCGGATCCGTCACTTCGTGCTGACGGATCCTGATGCCACCGCCTTCCTAGAACATGTCGAACAGTTACTGAAGTTCCTTCTGCCGCTGTTTCAGCGAGAGCGGCGTAGTTATCTCACGATCGCAATCGGGTGCACCGGTGGACGGCATCGCTCCGTGGCGATTGCCAGGAGCCTCAGCGAACACCTCGCCTCCTTGGGGTATGAGGTGGGGCTCAAACACCGAGATATCGATAAAACATAG
- a CDS encoding MerR family transcriptional regulator: MGVNTEVKRLTQHSKQTGFKAYEICDLFDISKATLFRWEREGVITQPARDWRNWRLYTRKNVDEIEKVIRARKTVV; encoded by the coding sequence ATGGGTGTAAATACGGAAGTGAAACGTCTTACGCAGCATTCAAAACAGACAGGGTTCAAAGCGTATGAGATATGCGACTTGTTCGATATTTCGAAGGCCACGCTCTTTCGGTGGGAACGAGAGGGAGTTATCACTCAGCCGGCTCGTGATTGGAGAAATTGGCGGCTGTATACGCGAAAGAATGTGGACGAAATTGAGAAAGTTATTCGTGCCAGGAAAACCGTCGTGTAG
- the pilM gene encoding type IV pilus assembly protein PilM encodes MLTVFKKLVETDIIAMLTPRRQLVGLDIGSSAIKVAQLKESKGRYFLQKFGVKPLEPEVIVDGTVMDEGRVVSAIRELFDEANVKNKHVAISISGHAVIVKKISLPPMPDDELEGQVKLAAEQYIPFDINEVNIDFHVLPSDGSGDGHGDMAVILVAAKKDKINELTELVKSAGLVPMVMDVDAFAIENMHAINYPMAQEETTALVNLGASVMNVNIIRAGSSLFTRDIALGGNRYTEAIQREIGLSFEEAEENKKKDRGSDSGGPSLNNVIDSVNAEVASEIARTVDYFKTSTADSELNRVLVCGGVARAKGLIQQLGDRMQLPVELADPFAEIDVAGCGVDPDFLAELAPSAAVGIGLALRAVGDR; translated from the coding sequence ATGCTGACTGTGTTTAAAAAGCTCGTAGAGACCGACATCATTGCGATGCTGACTCCTCGCCGGCAACTGGTGGGGCTTGATATCGGATCAAGTGCGATCAAGGTCGCCCAGCTTAAAGAAAGTAAGGGACGGTACTTTCTTCAAAAGTTCGGCGTGAAGCCGCTTGAGCCGGAAGTGATTGTCGACGGGACCGTTATGGACGAAGGTCGTGTGGTCTCGGCTATTCGGGAATTGTTCGATGAAGCCAACGTCAAGAATAAGCATGTCGCCATCTCGATCTCAGGGCATGCCGTCATAGTGAAGAAGATCAGTTTGCCGCCGATGCCGGATGACGAGTTGGAAGGACAGGTAAAATTGGCCGCCGAACAGTATATCCCTTTCGACATCAATGAGGTGAACATCGACTTTCATGTTCTGCCATCGGATGGGTCCGGTGATGGACACGGGGATATGGCGGTGATTCTCGTTGCTGCAAAGAAAGACAAAATCAATGAACTGACCGAACTGGTCAAGTCCGCCGGACTGGTTCCAATGGTCATGGATGTCGACGCCTTCGCAATCGAAAATATGCACGCGATTAATTATCCGATGGCACAGGAAGAAACGACGGCTCTGGTGAATCTTGGCGCGAGCGTGATGAATGTGAATATCATCCGCGCGGGGTCTTCCTTGTTTACTCGAGATATCGCGTTGGGGGGGAATCGGTACACCGAGGCTATACAACGCGAGATCGGACTGTCGTTTGAAGAAGCCGAAGAGAATAAGAAGAAGGACCGAGGGAGTGATTCGGGCGGGCCGTCCCTCAATAACGTCATAGACAGCGTGAATGCAGAGGTCGCGTCGGAGATCGCCCGGACGGTGGATTATTTCAAGACGTCGACCGCCGACTCCGAGCTCAATCGTGTTCTGGTCTGTGGCGGCGTAGCGAGGGCCAAGGGTTTGATTCAGCAGCTCGGTGATCGCATGCAGCTCCCGGTGGAATTGGCTGATCCATTCGCGGAGATCGATGTTGCGGGATGTGGCGTGGACCCCGACTTCCTGGCTGAGCTGGCTCCATCCGCAGCCGTCGGCATCGGTCTGGCTTTGAGAGCGGTGGGTGACAGATGA
- a CDS encoding PilN domain-containing protein: MIRINLLPGGPKGRSAKPQYDVRAQVLLGVGVILVTLAGCWWYSASLDSELEARQEEKRDKEKQVAQLKEQVKQVHDFEQRKKLLEDKNRIIDQLEQSRMGPVKVLDHVSQSVEPLKVWLTRLGVSSDAVELEGKALTNDDVVEFVNNLRRTDYFTGINLQESKAAVENKINLYQFRLAFRLKG; this comes from the coding sequence ATGATTCGCATTAACCTCCTCCCCGGCGGGCCCAAGGGAAGATCGGCCAAACCTCAATACGATGTCCGTGCGCAGGTGCTGCTCGGTGTCGGGGTGATCCTGGTCACGCTGGCCGGCTGTTGGTGGTATTCGGCGTCCTTGGATAGCGAACTGGAAGCTCGGCAAGAGGAAAAACGGGATAAGGAAAAGCAAGTTGCTCAGCTGAAAGAGCAGGTCAAGCAAGTCCACGATTTCGAGCAAAGGAAAAAGCTGCTTGAAGACAAGAACCGGATCATAGATCAGCTTGAGCAATCAAGAATGGGACCGGTGAAAGTTCTCGATCATGTGAGTCAAAGCGTAGAGCCGCTCAAAGTCTGGCTCACAAGGCTAGGCGTGTCTTCCGATGCGGTCGAATTAGAGGGAAAAGCGTTGACAAACGATGATGTAGTCGAATTCGTCAACAATTTGCGCCGCACGGATTACTTTACCGGTATCAATCTGCAGGAGAGTAAAGCTGCGGTCGAGAACAAGATCAATCTGTACCAGTTCCGGTTGGCCTTTCGTCTGAAAGGGTAG
- the pilO gene encoding type 4a pilus biogenesis protein PilO → MTLPQLNLDALRNVPAAQKAALLFLLVGGLVAGFYFYIVEPKSAAIVAVEAENSGLESEIQTLTIKVKHLDELVAANKQLEIELAKKKERLPPEEEAIMLLKQVSDLGVRLGLDIKLWKPGAQTEDPSKLFVKMPVNVEVAGVYHTAALFFDRINRLPRIVTVSGLKMGSPKIEQGRIVSQTTFDLIAYAAPQEKPVSGASANAPKVAQAGK, encoded by the coding sequence ATGACGTTACCCCAACTCAATCTCGATGCTCTGCGTAATGTGCCGGCTGCGCAAAAGGCTGCCCTGTTGTTCCTCCTGGTCGGCGGCCTGGTTGCCGGTTTCTATTTCTATATCGTAGAGCCGAAGTCCGCAGCCATTGTGGCCGTCGAAGCTGAAAACTCCGGGTTGGAGAGTGAAATTCAAACCCTCACGATCAAAGTGAAACATCTCGATGAGTTAGTTGCGGCCAATAAACAGCTTGAAATTGAATTGGCCAAGAAGAAAGAGCGCCTCCCGCCGGAAGAAGAAGCGATCATGCTGTTGAAACAAGTATCCGACTTAGGGGTGCGCTTGGGGCTCGATATCAAACTATGGAAACCCGGCGCACAGACCGAAGATCCGTCGAAGCTCTTTGTCAAGATGCCGGTCAATGTCGAAGTGGCGGGTGTCTATCATACGGCCGCGCTGTTTTTCGACCGCATCAATCGACTCCCTCGGATTGTCACGGTGTCGGGCCTTAAGATGGGCTCTCCAAAAATTGAACAAGGGCGGATTGTGTCGCAAACAACGTTTGACCTGATCGCATATGCTGCGCCACAAGAAAAGCCGGTTTCCGGAGCATCAGCAAACGCTCCCAAAGTGGCTCAAGCCGGCAAATAG
- a CDS encoding pilus assembly protein PilP: MRQSDLSEKKAWRYSVAVGVGTVFSWSILFGSVAVQAEPSAIPGQVAPMRHNTIKMSSDPEVPRTTPPAMEAPSMGVNAQAPSQLPLTDGVAGSGYDPSGRRDPFAPIIQELQPGRTDTTLPPLQRVTLTELNLIAIVWGAYGYTAMVQTPEGHGYTVRRGTRIGQNNGVVSAITERGIIVQERFTDVYGTKQEREYVKLLHPKEGSE, translated from the coding sequence ATGCGTCAATCGGATCTCAGCGAGAAGAAGGCTTGGAGATACTCCGTGGCAGTCGGTGTCGGCACAGTCTTTTCGTGGAGCATCCTTTTTGGGAGTGTGGCGGTTCAAGCTGAGCCATCTGCCATTCCTGGACAAGTCGCCCCGATGAGGCACAACACCATCAAAATGTCTTCCGATCCGGAAGTCCCACGGACCACTCCGCCGGCAATGGAAGCTCCATCGATGGGCGTCAATGCCCAGGCGCCTTCCCAGTTGCCATTAACGGATGGCGTGGCTGGGTCCGGGTATGACCCTTCGGGTCGGCGGGATCCGTTCGCCCCCATCATCCAGGAACTTCAGCCGGGGAGAACCGATACCACTCTTCCACCATTACAGCGGGTGACGCTGACGGAACTCAACCTGATTGCCATTGTATGGGGGGCCTACGGCTATACGGCTATGGTGCAGACTCCTGAGGGGCATGGGTATACCGTTCGACGAGGGACGAGGATCGGGCAAAACAACGGAGTGGTCAGCGCCATTACCGAGCGTGGCATCATTGTCCAAGAGCGGTTCACAGATGTGTATGGCACCAAGCAGGAGCGAGAATATGTCAAGCTCCTTCATCCCAAAGAGGGATCAGAATGA
- the pilQ gene encoding type IV pilus secretin PilQ → MKPLFCRTGSFLTAGCFIGAVGLSLAALIIYTDTAVGAEEIGSMKRSDVARAEKPTLRLLAQAVTAVDVRHETDSVTVVITGDGQLFPEANFLDESRLIIDIPAVSSTLRRSVVRADHYLLKKIRVGHHADKVRLVFDVPERPVFSLAREDNNVLVTLKPSERKVPSVVAAQLEREESVSIVPRARKALFESGDHVVRRAARIVSPAQPQFKVQRVQMAGESAPAEKDDRSDDLVVGQTRFVGRRISLDFQQADITNILRLIAEVSGFNIVVGDGVKSKVTMKMVSVPWDQALDMLLKMNGLGMIRQGSIVWVDSLANLAKQQDEEARAKDAKTKAEELVDRVFYIRNLQAQELMQSLRQNLSPRGLMQFNAGSNALIVRDTETKLTIIKQLVEGLDLEVPQVQIEARIVQADTVYARGLGIQWGFQAGNRTPTDFFALSSLTGPFGQIAGTGNNTIDRSFLVNLPAQVGGLPAVPSIGWTFGKLGGDFALDMRLSAGELLGLTKVIAAPKITTLDKREAKISQGESIPFQTTSLQGTQTTFVDANLELNVTPQITSRDPREEAKRILMRVRATRNAVGARSNPAGPSIDRREATTQVIVRDGETMVIGGVFVDTQANNVQGVPYLSRMPVLGWLFKNKSESVGKQELLIFLTPSIIKT, encoded by the coding sequence ATGAAACCATTATTTTGTCGCACAGGTAGCTTCCTGACAGCTGGATGTTTCATCGGAGCCGTGGGGCTGTCGCTCGCCGCTCTGATCATCTATACGGATACGGCTGTTGGTGCCGAAGAGATCGGCTCGATGAAGCGGAGTGATGTGGCGAGGGCAGAAAAGCCTACTCTGCGATTGCTCGCACAAGCCGTGACCGCAGTTGATGTGCGCCATGAAACTGACTCGGTGACGGTTGTTATCACCGGTGACGGTCAGTTATTCCCCGAGGCCAACTTCTTGGATGAGTCCCGGTTGATCATTGATATTCCAGCCGTTTCGTCCACCCTCAGGCGATCCGTGGTGCGAGCCGACCATTACCTGCTGAAGAAGATCAGAGTCGGGCATCATGCCGATAAGGTCCGGTTGGTGTTCGACGTGCCGGAGCGGCCGGTCTTTTCTCTCGCGCGCGAAGACAATAACGTCCTGGTCACCCTGAAACCGAGCGAACGGAAAGTACCTTCGGTGGTTGCTGCGCAATTGGAGAGAGAGGAAAGCGTTTCAATCGTCCCTCGAGCCCGCAAAGCTCTGTTTGAATCTGGAGACCATGTGGTCAGAAGAGCGGCGAGAATTGTCAGCCCGGCACAGCCTCAGTTCAAAGTGCAACGGGTTCAGATGGCGGGGGAGAGTGCTCCTGCCGAGAAGGACGACCGATCCGATGACCTTGTGGTAGGACAAACGCGGTTTGTAGGTCGGCGCATCTCGCTCGATTTTCAGCAGGCTGACATTACTAACATTCTCCGATTGATTGCGGAAGTCAGCGGCTTCAACATCGTCGTGGGAGATGGCGTCAAGTCGAAAGTTACGATGAAGATGGTCAGTGTGCCATGGGACCAAGCGTTGGACATGCTCTTGAAGATGAACGGGCTTGGCATGATTCGTCAAGGGAGCATTGTTTGGGTAGATTCGCTGGCGAATCTTGCCAAGCAGCAGGATGAAGAAGCACGGGCAAAGGATGCCAAGACCAAGGCAGAGGAACTCGTCGACCGTGTCTTCTATATCAGGAATCTTCAAGCGCAGGAGCTCATGCAATCGCTCCGACAAAACTTAAGCCCGCGCGGCCTGATGCAATTTAATGCGGGAAGCAACGCGTTGATCGTGCGAGACACGGAAACCAAACTAACGATCATTAAGCAGCTTGTGGAAGGACTGGATCTGGAGGTTCCTCAGGTGCAGATTGAAGCGCGCATCGTTCAAGCTGACACCGTCTACGCGAGAGGACTCGGCATTCAGTGGGGCTTCCAAGCGGGCAATCGCACACCTACCGATTTCTTTGCCCTCTCGAGCCTTACCGGTCCATTCGGGCAGATTGCCGGGACAGGAAACAATACGATCGATCGGTCCTTTCTGGTCAACTTGCCGGCCCAGGTCGGTGGATTACCAGCCGTTCCCTCGATCGGCTGGACCTTCGGCAAGCTTGGCGGCGATTTCGCCTTGGATATGCGGCTCTCAGCCGGAGAGTTGCTTGGCTTGACCAAAGTGATCGCCGCACCGAAGATCACCACACTGGACAAGCGGGAAGCAAAGATCTCCCAGGGCGAATCGATTCCGTTTCAAACAACATCCTTGCAAGGCACACAAACGACATTTGTCGATGCGAATCTGGAGTTGAACGTCACACCGCAGATCACCTCGCGCGATCCAAGGGAAGAGGCGAAACGAATCCTGATGCGCGTGCGGGCAACTCGTAATGCCGTCGGTGCACGGAGCAACCCGGCTGGGCCGAGTATTGATCGACGAGAAGCCACCACTCAGGTGATCGTCAGGGATGGCGAAACAATGGTGATCGGCGGAGTGTTCGTCGATACACAAGCCAACAATGTCCAAGGTGTTCCCTATCTCTCTCGCATGCCGGTTCTAGGCTGGTTATTCAAAAATAAGTCTGAATCGGTTGGGAAACAAGAGTTGCTCATTTTCCTCACACCGAGCATCATCAAGACCTAG
- the aroB gene encoding 3-dehydroquinate synthase, translating into MTPASTVMVSLADRSYEIVVQTGILERLGRELKKQGVKRQVGIVTDRNVARHYLKNTCEVIRRCGIEPVPIVFLPGERSKTLKTVEHVLDVLARHRFERSSLLLALGGGVVGDVAGFAASIYQRGISYVQVPTTLVAQVDSSVGGKTGVDHRLGKNLIGSFYQPRAVWIDPSTLRTLPAREWVAGLAEVIKYGIIADAPFFAYLQRNMPELRKQTPHVVATVVKRSCEIKAEVVAADERESDRRRILNYGHTIGHALEALGGYQSLVHGEAVGIGLVQEADLACFQGMCARAVVEEIRCLVKEAGLSDRLPRRAPVKIWKAMLHDKKVSEGQVVGVWPLRIGEVRIAPLEKRVFDRWHAASRAT; encoded by the coding sequence ATGACTCCAGCTTCAACGGTCATGGTTTCCCTAGCTGATAGAAGCTACGAGATTGTCGTTCAGACCGGGATTTTAGAGCGGCTCGGAAGGGAGTTGAAGAAGCAGGGAGTGAAAAGACAAGTAGGAATTGTGACTGATCGGAACGTGGCCCGGCACTATCTGAAGAACACGTGTGAGGTGATCAGGCGGTGCGGGATTGAGCCTGTTCCGATCGTGTTCCTTCCTGGAGAACGCTCAAAAACACTGAAGACGGTGGAACACGTTCTCGATGTGTTGGCACGTCATCGATTTGAGCGGTCGTCTCTCCTCTTGGCCCTGGGAGGGGGAGTCGTGGGCGACGTGGCTGGGTTTGCGGCCTCGATCTACCAGCGTGGCATCTCGTATGTCCAAGTCCCGACGACGCTTGTCGCCCAGGTAGACTCCAGCGTCGGAGGCAAGACAGGTGTCGATCATCGGCTGGGTAAAAATCTGATCGGATCGTTTTACCAGCCCCGCGCCGTATGGATCGATCCATCGACACTTCGGACGTTGCCTGCGCGTGAGTGGGTCGCGGGGCTTGCCGAGGTGATTAAGTATGGCATCATCGCAGACGCGCCGTTCTTTGCTTATCTGCAACGAAACATGCCGGAGTTACGGAAACAAACTCCTCATGTCGTCGCAACGGTGGTGAAGCGATCGTGTGAAATCAAAGCTGAAGTGGTCGCTGCGGATGAGCGAGAATCCGATCGGAGGCGCATCCTCAACTATGGACATACAATCGGGCATGCGCTTGAAGCGTTAGGGGGCTATCAGTCGCTTGTCCACGGGGAGGCTGTCGGCATTGGATTGGTCCAGGAAGCCGACCTCGCTTGTTTTCAGGGTATGTGTGCCCGTGCCGTCGTCGAAGAGATTCGGTGCCTTGTGAAGGAAGCGGGGCTAAGCGACCGGCTACCCCGGCGAGCTCCCGTGAAGATATGGAAGGCCATGCTCCATGATAAGAAAGTATCGGAGGGTCAGGTTGTCGGAGTGTGGCCGTTGCGCATTGGAGAGGTCCGGATAGCGCCGTTAGAGAAACGCGTCTTTGATCGGTGGCATGCGGCATCGCGGGCGACATAA